In the Candidatus Electrothrix rattekaaiensis genome, one interval contains:
- a CDS encoding HIRAN domain-containing protein, translating to MKSLFIAWQDPETRLWYTVGRLTREDGVYCFVYTQGAEATPRFSCLGRITDLNGEYFSEDLFPLFRNRLLYASRPEYPDYVRWLDMENQNDDPLLLLGRSGGKRATDSLCVFPEPEPDADGKYSVYFFSHGLRYLDRINLEGIARLQAGDILRLKREDHNEADRFALVLETDEKLKVGYCPRYLNKELRRVQDVTTLRLIVEKVNPEAPLHFRLLCRTSFHLPKGMDLFTSEEYQPLSKVLLAA from the coding sequence ATGAAATCACTTTTTATCGCATGGCAAGACCCGGAAACACGGCTCTGGTATACTGTAGGCCGCCTTACCAGAGAGGACGGGGTGTATTGCTTTGTCTATACACAGGGTGCTGAAGCAACACCCCGTTTCAGTTGTCTCGGCAGAATAACCGACCTGAATGGGGAATATTTTTCTGAAGACCTCTTCCCACTTTTCAGAAACAGGCTGCTGTACGCATCCAGGCCGGAATATCCCGATTATGTCCGCTGGCTTGATATGGAGAATCAAAACGACGACCCGCTGTTACTGCTGGGTCGATCCGGGGGCAAACGGGCCACGGATTCATTATGCGTCTTTCCTGAACCGGAACCGGACGCAGACGGGAAATACTCAGTATACTTCTTCAGTCACGGTCTGCGGTACCTTGACCGGATCAATCTTGAAGGTATTGCCCGATTACAGGCAGGGGACATTCTCAGGCTGAAGCGGGAAGACCATAACGAAGCTGACCGGTTCGCCCTGGTATTGGAGACAGACGAAAAGCTCAAGGTCGGATACTGTCCCAGGTATCTGAACAAGGAATTGCGCCGGGTGCAGGATGTAACAACGCTTCGCCTGATTGTGGAAAAAGTTAATCCTGAAGCACCGCTTCATTTTCGCCTGTTATGCCGAACAAGCTTTCACCTGCCAAAAGGAATGGACCTCTTTACCTCAGAGGAATATCAGCCGCTGTCCAAGGTGCTTTTGGCTGCCTGA
- a CDS encoding abortive infection family protein — protein sequence MEKLKQEIRRIKRYNLEYYHSHLSLIETYIEEKPDISIETCKALIEGISILALYLLNQEPINSHNNANFQDLFKRALSELQKERGYSDFDMVKRLGSVVHYLGTIRSSHGDICHGRASLKDQVNDADFAELIIGITDNLCTYMLRRLDHLSVKEVLYEDNPEFNDSLDEEHPMPGKILYSKALFDQEFKTYEIQLGDFILESEQEEE from the coding sequence ATGGAGAAACTTAAACAGGAAATACGAAGGATTAAGCGTTACAACCTTGAGTATTATCATAGTCATCTTTCCTTGATTGAGACCTATATCGAAGAAAAGCCCGATATATCAATTGAAACTTGCAAGGCACTCATCGAAGGTATTTCAATATTAGCACTTTACCTTCTGAATCAAGAACCTATAAATTCACATAATAATGCAAACTTTCAGGATCTTTTCAAGCGTGCTTTGTCAGAGTTACAGAAGGAGCGAGGATATTCTGATTTTGATATGGTGAAAAGGTTAGGTTCTGTTGTGCATTACCTTGGCACAATTCGCAGTTCCCACGGTGATATTTGTCACGGTCGCGCATCCCTAAAAGATCAGGTTAATGATGCCGATTTTGCGGAACTTATTATCGGCATTACAGATAATCTTTGCACCTACATGCTCCGGCGACTTGATCACCTCAGTGTGAAAGAAGTGCTCTATGAGGACAATCCAGAGTTTAATGATAGCTTGGATGAAGAACACCCTATGCCTGGAAAGATACTGTACAGTAAAGCATTATTTGATCAGGAGTTTAAAACCTATGAAATCCAACTCGGTGATTTTATATTGGAGTCTGAGCAGGAAGAAGAATGA
- a CDS encoding type I restriction endonuclease subunit R yields MSTQPEQTLENNLIAQLENLGFDRVRIADEAALIINLKKQLEKHNNTLLSELEFRQILNKLAKGNIFAKAKILRDKVDYTKDNGETGYLELINQIKWCKNEYQVTNQVTMKGTYTNRYDVTILVNGLPLVQIELKRRGLEMKEAFNQTNRYHRHSFSAGYGLFGYIQLFVISNGVNTKYYANNPVQKRDFKQTFFWADEDNKKISQLNEFTEEFLEKCQLSKMITKYVVLNESEKMLMVLRPYQYYAVEAIVEQVRDTEKNGYIWHTTGSGKTLTSFKTAQILTGSPHVHKVVFVVDRKDLDFQTIKEFNSFSEGSVDATTNTKKLVEQFTDDTPLMVTTLQKLNTAISKQKYLASMADLHDKRMVFIFDECHRSQFGETHNRIKAFFHNVQMFGFTGTPIFADNAAKNALGKRTTEDLFAECLHKYVITDAIRDENVLKFSVEYIRTVKQKDTVADIEVEAIDTKEAMEAPERLNNITDYIIANHNRKTHGREFTAIFCVSNIATLTAYYELLKEKKAAKKHNFRIGTIFSYQANEDSEEAANGSIEPDIPDSSNDAPVDKHSREKLDEYICDYNSMFATNYSTDTFYQYYQDIGKRVKNREIDILLVVNMFLTGFDSKTLNTIYVDKNLKYHGLIQAYSRTNRTLGQKKSQGNVVCFRNLKPATDQAIELFANRDADKATVEDIILAPYEQYIERFTDAFNILQAIAPTVDSVDHLTTEEDEARFIQAFREIIRLKNVLDCFTEFTFADLPMDEQLFADYRSKYLDLYEKVRNEHTKEKVSILDDLDFELELIRRDKINVSYIISLLHNMQDDTEEGRDKQHKAIISILDTEAQLRSKKELIEQFIATHFQDIPKGGNIGDAFETFWNAEKEKAVKELSKAEGLHLDGLQQIIGDYLFTEKPPMRDDVIQIMEKRPGLRERKTVSERIISKIKAFVETFIDGVD; encoded by the coding sequence ATGAGCACACAACCAGAACAAACCCTTGAAAACAATCTGATAGCTCAACTTGAAAACCTGGGCTTTGACAGGGTGCGGATTGCCGATGAAGCAGCATTAATCATCAACCTGAAAAAGCAGCTGGAGAAGCACAACAACACCCTGCTTTCTGAACTGGAATTCCGCCAGATCCTCAACAAGCTGGCAAAGGGCAATATCTTTGCAAAAGCCAAAATCCTCCGGGATAAGGTTGATTATACCAAAGACAACGGGGAAACCGGCTATCTTGAGCTGATCAATCAAATCAAGTGGTGCAAGAACGAGTACCAGGTGACCAACCAGGTCACCATGAAAGGCACGTATACTAACCGCTATGACGTAACGATTCTGGTTAACGGCCTGCCCTTGGTCCAGATCGAACTGAAACGCCGTGGCTTGGAGATGAAAGAGGCGTTCAATCAAACCAACCGCTACCACCGCCATTCCTTTTCAGCAGGGTATGGGCTGTTCGGGTATATTCAGCTTTTTGTTATCAGTAACGGCGTGAATACAAAATATTACGCCAATAATCCGGTTCAGAAACGTGATTTCAAGCAAACCTTTTTTTGGGCTGATGAGGACAATAAGAAAATCAGCCAGCTGAACGAGTTTACTGAAGAGTTCCTGGAGAAATGCCAGCTTTCAAAGATGATCACAAAATATGTGGTGCTCAATGAAAGTGAAAAGATGCTGATGGTCTTGCGCCCGTATCAGTATTACGCTGTTGAAGCCATTGTTGAGCAAGTCCGGGACACAGAGAAGAACGGCTATATCTGGCACACCACAGGCTCAGGCAAGACCCTGACCTCTTTTAAAACTGCGCAGATTCTCACCGGTTCGCCCCATGTCCATAAGGTGGTCTTTGTGGTTGATCGAAAAGACCTTGATTTCCAGACCATTAAAGAGTTCAACAGCTTCAGTGAAGGCAGCGTTGACGCTACCACCAACACCAAGAAACTTGTTGAGCAATTCACAGACGATACACCCTTGATGGTCACCACCCTGCAAAAGCTCAATACCGCAATCAGTAAGCAAAAGTATCTTGCCAGCATGGCAGACCTGCACGACAAGCGCATGGTGTTTATCTTTGATGAGTGCCACCGAAGCCAGTTTGGCGAGACCCACAACCGCATCAAGGCATTTTTTCATAATGTGCAGATGTTCGGCTTTACCGGTACGCCGATCTTTGCAGACAATGCCGCTAAAAATGCCCTGGGCAAACGAACAACCGAGGATCTGTTTGCCGAGTGTCTGCATAAGTATGTTATTACCGATGCCATACGGGATGAGAATGTGCTGAAATTCTCTGTTGAGTATATCCGAACCGTCAAACAGAAAGATACCGTGGCTGATATCGAAGTGGAAGCCATTGACACCAAGGAGGCTATGGAAGCCCCTGAGCGGCTCAATAACATAACTGATTATATCATAGCCAACCATAACCGGAAAACGCATGGGCGAGAGTTTACAGCAATCTTTTGTGTGTCAAATATTGCCACCTTAACAGCCTATTATGAATTACTGAAGGAGAAGAAAGCAGCCAAAAAACACAACTTCCGGATTGGAACCATATTTTCCTATCAGGCAAACGAGGACTCAGAAGAGGCCGCCAATGGTTCTATAGAACCGGATATACCGGACAGCAGCAACGATGCGCCTGTGGATAAGCACAGCCGAGAAAAGCTTGATGAGTATATTTGTGATTACAACAGCATGTTTGCAACGAATTATTCCACAGATACTTTTTATCAGTACTATCAGGATATCGGTAAGCGGGTAAAGAATCGGGAAATTGATATTCTGCTGGTAGTGAATATGTTCCTGACCGGCTTTGACAGTAAAACCCTTAATACCATCTATGTGGATAAGAACCTCAAGTACCACGGCTTGATTCAAGCCTATTCACGAACCAACCGCACCTTGGGCCAAAAGAAATCACAGGGGAATGTTGTCTGTTTCCGCAACCTCAAACCGGCAACCGATCAGGCCATTGAACTGTTTGCCAATAGGGATGCCGATAAAGCCACTGTAGAAGATATCATTCTGGCCCCTTACGAGCAGTATATTGAGCGTTTTACCGATGCGTTTAACATCCTGCAAGCAATCGCTCCAACCGTGGATTCAGTTGACCATTTGACCACTGAAGAGGATGAAGCCAGATTCATTCAAGCCTTTCGTGAGATTATCCGGCTGAAAAATGTACTTGACTGCTTTACAGAATTCACCTTTGCTGATTTGCCGATGGATGAACAGCTTTTCGCGGATTATCGAAGCAAGTATCTTGATCTTTACGAGAAGGTGCGGAACGAGCACACAAAAGAAAAGGTTTCTATCCTTGATGATCTTGATTTTGAACTTGAGCTGATCCGCCGTGATAAAATCAATGTAAGCTATATCATCTCGTTGCTGCACAACATGCAAGACGATACAGAGGAAGGAAGAGACAAGCAGCACAAGGCCATTATCAGCATTCTTGATACAGAAGCACAGCTGCGCAGTAAAAAGGAGCTTATTGAACAATTTATAGCTACACATTTTCAGGACATTCCCAAAGGTGGAAATATTGGCGATGCATTTGAAACCTTTTGGAATGCTGAAAAAGAAAAGGCTGTCAAGGAGCTGAGCAAGGCCGAAGGATTACACCTTGATGGACTGCAACAGATTATTGGTGATTATCTCTTTACGGAAAAACCACCCATGCGGGATGATGTAATACAAATCATGGAGAAACGCCCCGGATTACGAGAGCGTAAAACAGTCTCTGAACGTATTATCAGCAAGATTAAAGCCTTTGTTGAAACCTTTATTGATGGGGTTGATTGA
- a CDS encoding IS1634 family transposase, whose product MEELQVITERVDDIPLLIGTMTQIGLVEILDSHTPTHWKQRALSWGWTAVIWLSYILSEGDHRKSSVEQYISRMQDTLENLTGQKICEADFATHRLAVLLRHLSQEAYWAEIEKDLSKRSIEVHELPTKVVRCDATTVSGYHEGSETGLLQFGHSKDDASLRQIKVMTGALDPLGMPLATDVVSGEKADDPLYLPVIERVHNALQKTGVLYCGDCKMSSLETRTYIRSLYNHYLSPLPLTGKIAKEMETWIEGGLARKTDGELEQVFRENDKGEEVLIAEGYELDRNQSGVYEGKEFQWNERILILHSPAHAAKQERGLEQRLEKAQLKLNALTPPRGRGKRQITEESVLQEKIDKILKAHKVEGLLTVEYEKQVEEHTKYVGRGRGSKKRPQQVIRKIRYQIKDISRKEEQVTAKKDTFGWKAFVTDVDQQDLSLQDAVLCYRKEYRVERIFERLKSRLNIAPLFVQRDDQVAGLTHLLALGIRVLTLIEFVVRRSLKQDQAVLEGMYPGQPKKRTAFPTVERVLQSFSNISLSIIHSGEQVIRHLTPLSDLQKDLLRRLGIGLELYQNLENKSNGILLTNR is encoded by the coding sequence ATGGAAGAGTTGCAGGTTATCACAGAACGAGTTGATGATATCCCCTTATTAATAGGGACGATGACCCAAATAGGGTTAGTCGAAATCCTGGATAGTCATACTCCAACTCATTGGAAGCAAAGAGCTTTGAGTTGGGGTTGGACAGCAGTGATCTGGTTGTCCTATATTTTGTCCGAAGGAGATCATCGAAAATCCTCAGTAGAACAATATATCAGTAGGATGCAGGATACTCTGGAGAATTTAACCGGGCAGAAGATCTGTGAAGCAGATTTCGCGACACATCGCTTGGCGGTTCTTCTTAGACATCTGAGCCAAGAGGCTTACTGGGCTGAAATTGAAAAGGATTTGAGCAAAAGAAGTATTGAGGTTCATGAACTGCCGACCAAGGTTGTTCGATGCGATGCCACTACGGTGTCAGGATACCATGAAGGCAGTGAAACAGGTCTGCTTCAGTTCGGCCACAGTAAAGATGATGCAAGTCTTCGTCAGATCAAGGTGATGACCGGAGCCCTTGACCCTCTGGGAATGCCTTTGGCCACCGATGTGGTTTCCGGTGAAAAAGCTGACGACCCGCTTTATCTCCCTGTTATTGAAAGAGTTCATAATGCCTTGCAGAAGACAGGTGTTCTCTATTGCGGAGATTGCAAAATGAGTTCATTGGAGACTCGGACATACATACGAAGCCTTTATAATCATTACTTATCTCCTCTTCCTTTGACTGGTAAAATCGCAAAGGAGATGGAAACATGGATTGAAGGTGGCCTTGCCCGAAAAACAGATGGAGAGCTGGAGCAGGTTTTTCGGGAGAATGATAAAGGCGAAGAGGTGCTGATCGCTGAGGGGTACGAGCTGGATCGTAATCAGAGTGGTGTTTACGAAGGCAAGGAATTTCAGTGGAATGAACGAATTCTCATACTTCATTCTCCAGCTCATGCTGCCAAACAAGAACGAGGTCTGGAGCAACGGCTTGAAAAAGCGCAACTTAAACTCAATGCCTTGACGCCGCCACGCGGCAGAGGTAAACGCCAAATCACAGAAGAGTCTGTTTTACAGGAAAAAATTGACAAAATTCTGAAGGCCCACAAGGTAGAAGGGTTGTTGACGGTTGAATACGAAAAGCAGGTGGAAGAGCATACCAAATATGTTGGGAGAGGCCGTGGATCAAAGAAACGCCCTCAGCAGGTCATTAGAAAAATTAGATATCAAATCAAAGATATCAGCCGGAAAGAAGAGCAGGTGACGGCGAAAAAAGACACCTTTGGGTGGAAGGCGTTTGTTACCGATGTTGATCAACAGGATCTCAGTTTACAGGACGCTGTGTTATGTTATCGTAAAGAGTACCGGGTTGAACGGATCTTTGAGCGTTTGAAAAGTCGTTTGAATATCGCTCCATTATTTGTCCAGCGAGACGATCAAGTGGCTGGATTAACTCATCTGTTAGCCCTGGGAATTCGGGTGCTGACCTTGATTGAGTTTGTAGTGCGTCGTTCCTTGAAGCAAGATCAAGCAGTTCTGGAAGGAATGTATCCGGGACAGCCTAAGAAACGCACAGCTTTTCCGACCGTTGAACGGGTTTTGCAGAGTTTCTCCAACATTTCTCTCAGCATCATCCATTCCGGGGAGCAAGTAATACGTCACCTGACTCCATTATCAGATTTACAAAAGGACCTTTTACGTAGATTAGGTATTGGCCTAGAATTATATCAAAATCTCGAAAATAAAAGTAATGGGATTTTATTAACCAATCGGTGA
- a CDS encoding NUDIX hydrolase encodes MRCSQCGAKIPVYKNPAPTVDIIIELEGGIVLIERKNPPFGWALPGGFVDYGESFEDAAVREAKEETGLDVTLVRQFHTYSHPGRDKRQHTASTVYIATAVGTPVGADDAKQAQIFSKDRLPELAFDHAQILHDYFEKIY; translated from the coding sequence ATGCGATGCAGTCAATGCGGTGCAAAAATCCCTGTCTATAAAAACCCGGCCCCCACAGTGGACATTATTATTGAATTGGAAGGCGGAATCGTTCTTATCGAACGAAAAAATCCGCCCTTTGGCTGGGCCTTGCCCGGTGGCTTTGTTGACTACGGAGAAAGCTTCGAAGATGCCGCTGTTCGCGAGGCAAAAGAGGAAACCGGCCTGGATGTGACCTTGGTCCGTCAATTTCATACCTATTCCCATCCAGGTCGAGATAAACGGCAGCACACCGCCTCAACCGTCTATATCGCAACGGCTGTCGGTACCCCTGTGGGCGCGGATGACGCCAAGCAGGCGCAGATCTTCAGCAAAGACAGATTGCCGGAATTAGCCTTTGACCATGCTCAGATCCTGCATGATTATTTTGAAAAAATATATTGA
- a CDS encoding group 1 truncated hemoglobin → MKKSLVFLTAFAALFLVSTGTNALAGSAQPTETKVAAEEPQPTLYEQLGGEAAVKAAVDGFYVKVLADDRVNGFFKGVDMDRQRAMQTAFLTFAFGGPNAYEGKDLRAAHSHLVVKGLNDTHFDIIIEHLGSTLKELGVKDELIQHAANVANSVRDDVLGKEITQEATQEEVTE, encoded by the coding sequence ATGAAAAAATCACTTGTTTTCCTCACAGCATTTGCAGCCTTATTCCTCGTCAGCACAGGCACAAACGCACTTGCAGGCAGTGCTCAACCTACGGAAACCAAGGTTGCAGCGGAAGAGCCACAACCAACTCTTTATGAGCAATTGGGCGGTGAAGCGGCTGTTAAAGCGGCGGTAGATGGTTTTTACGTCAAGGTGCTGGCTGATGATCGAGTGAACGGCTTCTTTAAAGGCGTTGATATGGACCGTCAGCGAGCAATGCAGACTGCCTTCCTTACCTTTGCCTTTGGCGGACCGAATGCCTATGAAGGAAAAGATCTGCGGGCCGCTCATTCTCACTTAGTGGTAAAAGGTCTGAATGACACTCATTTTGACATTATCATTGAACATCTCGGCAGCACACTGAAAGAGCTTGGTGTAAAAGACGAGCTGATTCAACACGCCGCCAACGTGGCCAACAGCGTCCGTGACGATGTGCTTGGAAAAGAAATAACCCAAGAAGCAACCCAGGAAGAAGTAACGGAATAG